A single window of Selenomonas sputigena DNA harbors:
- a CDS encoding GIY-YIG nuclease family protein: protein MRKKSEVKAFTYILVCADGTLYTGWTNDLEKRLAAHNAGRGAKYTRSRRPVRLFYYEEFAEKCEAQRRECEIKRLPREKKIALAAHLTQAGLGVALSAEAGI from the coding sequence GTGAGGAAAAAGAGTGAGGTGAAGGCGTTCACTTACATCCTCGTCTGTGCAGACGGTACGCTCTACACGGGATGGACGAACGACTTGGAGAAGCGCCTTGCCGCGCACAATGCGGGCAGGGGCGCGAAGTATACGAGGAGCCGCCGTCCCGTGCGGCTCTTTTACTATGAGGAGTTCGCGGAAAAGTGCGAGGCGCAGCGCCGCGAGTGCGAGATCAAGCGACTGCCGCGTGAAAAGAAGATCGCGCTTGCCGCGCATTTGACGCAGGCGGGGCTTGGCGTCGCGCTTTCGGCTGAAGCGGGGATTTGA
- a CDS encoding peptidylprolyl isomerase: MKKALVFLLATFVLFTTGCSASGMNDKDKGAKKMANPIAVFETNHGTFEIELFEDKAPITVKNFIDLAEKGFYDGLIFHRVIDGFMIQGGDPNGTGTGGPGYVIPDEFHKDLKHDSEGVLSMANAGPNTGGSQFFITLAATPWLDGHHSVFGKVVKGMDVVREIGKVDTDFQDKPLAKVVMEKVTIRREEKE, translated from the coding sequence ATGAAGAAGGCTCTCGTTTTTTTGCTGGCGACGTTCGTCCTCTTTACGACGGGCTGCTCGGCGTCAGGCATGAATGACAAGGATAAAGGAGCGAAAAAAATGGCAAATCCTATTGCAGTTTTTGAGACAAATCATGGCACGTTTGAAATCGAGCTTTTCGAGGACAAGGCGCCGATCACAGTGAAGAATTTCATCGACCTTGCGGAGAAGGGCTTCTACGACGGCTTGATCTTCCACCGCGTGATCGATGGGTTCATGATCCAAGGCGGCGATCCGAACGGTACGGGCACGGGCGGTCCTGGCTACGTGATTCCCGATGAGTTCCATAAGGATCTGAAGCATGACAGCGAGGGCGTGCTGTCGATGGCGAACGCAGGGCCGAATACGGGCGGCTCGCAGTTCTTCATCACGCTCGCGGCGACGCCGTGGCTCGACGGACATCATTCGGTCTTTGGCAAGGTCGTCAAGGGCATGGATGTTGTGCGCGAGATCGGCAAGGTTGACACGGATTTCCAAGACAAGCCGCTCGCGAAGGTCGTCATGGAAAAGGTCACGATTCGCCGTGAGGAAAAAGAGTGA
- a CDS encoding branched-chain amino acid aminotransferase, whose translation MEKKDIDWSSLDFSYHVTEQRYVANYKNGAWDEGGLTGDDKIVLSEDAGVLQYSQSVFEGLKAYTAEDGRTVCFRPDLNAHRMYESAQRLEMPPFPEDRFLDAVRQVVKANEAWVPPHGSGATLYIRPYMFGSSPVIGVAPADEYQFRIFVTPVGPYFKGGAKPITVKVSDFDRAAPHGTGHIKAGLNYAMSLHAIMTAHREGFAENIYLDAATRTKVEETGGANIIFVDADGNLVVPKSPSILPSITRRSITYVAEHYLGLKVDEREVLFSEVPNFKECGLCGTAAVISPVGKINDHGREICFASGMEKMGPITQKLYDTLTGIQMGHIEAPEGWIYEIK comes from the coding sequence ATGGAGAAGAAGGATATTGATTGGAGCAGCTTGGACTTTTCCTATCATGTGACGGAACAGCGCTACGTTGCCAATTATAAGAACGGCGCTTGGGATGAGGGCGGACTCACGGGCGACGACAAGATCGTATTGAGCGAGGATGCGGGCGTCCTGCAGTATTCGCAGTCGGTCTTCGAGGGACTCAAGGCGTACACGGCGGAGGACGGCAGGACGGTCTGCTTCCGTCCCGATCTCAACGCGCACCGCATGTATGAGTCGGCGCAGCGCCTTGAGATGCCTCCGTTTCCCGAGGACAGATTCCTCGATGCCGTGCGTCAGGTCGTCAAGGCGAATGAGGCTTGGGTGCCACCTCACGGCAGCGGCGCGACGCTCTACATCCGTCCCTACATGTTCGGCTCAAGCCCCGTCATCGGCGTTGCACCGGCAGACGAGTACCAGTTCCGCATTTTCGTCACGCCCGTTGGCCCGTACTTCAAGGGCGGAGCGAAGCCCATTACGGTCAAGGTCAGTGACTTCGACCGCGCCGCGCCGCACGGCACGGGTCACATCAAGGCGGGGCTCAACTACGCGATGAGCCTGCACGCTATCATGACGGCGCACCGCGAGGGCTTTGCCGAGAACATCTACCTCGATGCGGCGACGCGCACGAAGGTCGAGGAGACGGGCGGTGCGAACATCATCTTCGTCGATGCGGATGGCAATCTCGTCGTGCCGAAGTCGCCGAGCATCCTGCCGTCGATCACGCGCCGCTCCATTACCTATGTCGCCGAGCATTATCTCGGGCTCAAGGTGGATGAACGCGAAGTGCTGTTCTCTGAGGTGCCGAACTTCAAGGAATGCGGTCTCTGCGGCACGGCGGCCGTCATCTCGCCCGTCGGCAAGATCAACGACCACGGCAGGGAGATCTGCTTCGCGAGCGGCATGGAGAAGATGGGGCCCATCACTCAGAAACTCTACGACACCTTGACGGGCATTCAGATGGGTCATATCGAAGCGCCCGAGGGTTGGATTTACGAGATCAAATAA
- a CDS encoding murein hydrolase activator EnvC family protein, with protein MVFYPVGGKKGKKAAAALLSAVYLMTLAPLAQAETLEEQRDAHIEKAEQAQKKKNEIESRIEGLSEEKRVVDEAADEATKAYKDVRKELDATEKRIDENEDKLKVLNKDFAVKRDQLAKRVRDIYINGQINYLDVLFGAKDFQDFFTRMDLLKRVIQQDYDLVQVVFAEKTAIETSQKELEKDKAAKEKLVVSAADRKKEAEKKQAAKQAIIDKMETDRATQERIINENLAASKEVEQMIRNSRYQPASPALSGGGALNWPLGGPITSPFGWRVHPITGASRFHSGIDIGGDYGDTIHAAGAGIVSYAGWISGYGYAVIIDHGGGISTLYGHNQALLVSEGQSVSQGQAIAECGSTGNSTGPHCHFEVRVDGEPVDPMGYL; from the coding sequence ATGGTTTTTTATCCCGTAGGAGGAAAAAAGGGGAAGAAAGCGGCGGCGGCGCTTCTTTCTGCCGTCTACTTGATGACGCTTGCGCCGCTCGCGCAGGCTGAGACCTTGGAGGAGCAGCGCGACGCGCATATCGAAAAGGCGGAGCAGGCGCAGAAGAAGAAGAACGAGATCGAGTCCAGGATCGAGGGGCTTTCCGAAGAGAAGCGTGTTGTCGATGAGGCGGCAGACGAGGCGACGAAAGCCTACAAGGATGTGAGAAAGGAACTTGACGCGACCGAGAAGCGTATCGATGAGAACGAAGACAAGCTCAAGGTATTGAACAAGGACTTTGCCGTGAAACGCGACCAGCTCGCCAAGCGCGTGCGCGACATCTACATCAACGGTCAGATCAACTATCTCGACGTTCTCTTCGGCGCGAAGGATTTTCAGGACTTCTTTACGCGCATGGATCTCTTGAAGCGCGTCATTCAGCAGGACTACGACCTCGTGCAGGTCGTGTTTGCGGAAAAGACTGCGATCGAGACGTCGCAGAAGGAATTGGAAAAGGACAAGGCGGCGAAAGAAAAGCTCGTCGTCTCCGCTGCTGACCGTAAGAAAGAGGCGGAGAAGAAGCAGGCGGCAAAGCAGGCGATCATTGACAAGATGGAAACGGATCGCGCGACGCAGGAACGCATCATCAACGAGAATCTTGCGGCATCCAAGGAAGTCGAGCAGATGATCCGAAACAGCCGCTATCAGCCGGCGTCCCCCGCCCTTTCGGGCGGCGGAGCGCTCAACTGGCCGCTTGGCGGGCCGATCACCTCGCCCTTCGGCTGGCGCGTCCATCCGATCACGGGCGCGAGCCGCTTCCATTCGGGCATCGACATCGGCGGCGACTACGGCGATACGATTCATGCGGCCGGCGCGGGCATCGTCTCTTATGCCGGTTGGATTTCGGGCTATGGCTATGCCGTCATCATCGACCACGGCGGCGGCATATCGACGCTTTATGGGCACAACCAAGCGCTCCTTGTCAGCGAAGGGCAAAGCGTCTCGCAGGGACAGGCGATCGCCGAATGCGGCTCGACGGGGAATTCCACAGGGCCGCACTGCCACTTCGAGGTTCGTGTTGACGGCGAACCTGTCGACCCCATGGGGTATCTTTGA
- the lysS gene encoding lysine--tRNA ligase, producing MRVRREKMEKFREMGVAPFGHRYEVTRHADELLAEFASLGEEAEGETEVSIAGRLMAIRGHGKASFAVLMDLSGKIQIYFKLDVLGEEKYKEFKLLDIGDIIGVRGVVFRTRRGELTVRVDDFTLLSKSLRPLPEKFHGLKDVEMRYRQRYVDLIMNPEVKDTFIARTKIIQSIRRYLDERGFLEVETPVMSTIAGGAAARPFVTYHNALDMKLYLRIATELNLKRLIVGGLERVYEIGRIFRNEGIDVRHNPEFTSIEIYQAYADYNDLMDVTEGICCQAAKDVLGTTALTYEGTEIDLSKIRRVSMNDAVKEATGKDFMSAQTVEEARAMADAIGVAYEEKHGIGGILNEAFEAKVEESLIQPTFITGHPTEISPLAKRNPEDPRITDRFEFYVYGRELANGFTELNDPIDQKERFLEQVKQREAGDDEAHPMDNDYITAMEYGLPPTGGLGIGIDRLVMLLTDSSSIRDVLFFPHMRPEAASRAQESAAE from the coding sequence ATGCGCGTGCGCCGCGAGAAGATGGAGAAGTTCCGCGAGATGGGCGTTGCGCCCTTTGGGCATCGCTACGAGGTCACGCGCCATGCAGACGAACTGCTCGCGGAGTTCGCCTCACTCGGTGAGGAGGCGGAGGGCGAGACGGAGGTCAGCATCGCCGGGCGTTTGATGGCGATCCGCGGCCATGGCAAGGCGAGTTTCGCTGTGCTCATGGATCTTTCGGGCAAGATTCAGATCTACTTCAAGCTCGACGTTCTGGGCGAGGAGAAGTACAAGGAGTTCAAGCTCTTAGACATCGGCGACATCATTGGCGTCCGAGGCGTCGTCTTTCGTACGCGGCGCGGCGAGCTCACGGTGCGCGTCGACGACTTCACGCTGCTCTCGAAGTCGCTTCGTCCGCTGCCCGAGAAGTTCCACGGTCTGAAGGATGTGGAAATGCGCTACCGCCAGCGCTACGTCGATCTCATCATGAATCCCGAGGTCAAGGACACGTTCATTGCTCGCACGAAGATCATCCAGTCGATTCGTCGCTACCTCGACGAGCGCGGCTTCCTCGAAGTGGAGACGCCCGTGATGTCGACGATCGCGGGCGGTGCGGCGGCGCGTCCCTTCGTGACGTATCACAACGCGCTCGACATGAAGCTCTATCTGCGCATTGCGACAGAGCTGAATCTCAAAAGGCTCATCGTCGGCGGTTTGGAACGCGTCTACGAAATCGGGCGCATCTTCCGCAACGAGGGCATCGACGTGCGCCACAACCCTGAGTTCACATCCATTGAGATTTATCAGGCGTATGCCGACTATAACGATCTCATGGACGTGACGGAGGGGATATGCTGCCAGGCCGCGAAGGACGTGCTCGGTACGACGGCGCTGACCTACGAGGGCACGGAGATCGACCTCTCGAAGATTCGCCGCGTCAGCATGAACGACGCCGTGAAGGAAGCGACGGGCAAGGACTTCATGAGTGCCCAAACCGTCGAAGAGGCGCGTGCCATGGCGGATGCAATCGGCGTCGCCTACGAGGAGAAGCATGGCATCGGCGGCATCTTGAACGAGGCGTTCGAGGCGAAGGTCGAAGAGTCCCTGATTCAGCCGACGTTCATCACGGGTCATCCGACGGAGATCTCGCCCTTGGCGAAGCGCAATCCCGAAGATCCGCGCATCACCGATCGCTTCGAGTTCTACGTCTACGGGCGCGAGCTTGCGAACGGCTTCACGGAGCTCAACGATCCGATCGATCAGAAGGAGCGCTTCCTTGAGCAGGTGAAGCAGCGCGAAGCTGGCGACGACGAGGCGCACCCGATGGACAACGACTACATCACGGCGATGGAATACGGCCTGCCGCCGACGGGCGGCCTCGGCATCGGCATCGATCGTCTCGTGATGCTCCTGACGGACAGCTCGTCGATCCGCGACGTGCTCTTCTTCCCGCACATGCGTCCTGAGGCCGCATCGCGTGCGCAGGAGAGTGCGGCGGAGTAA
- the greA gene encoding transcription elongation factor GreA — protein MAEKRVMLTEEGYKKLQEKLDYLKSVRRIEVSERLKAAIALGDLSENSEYDDAKNEQAFLEGEILDLEAKIRNSDIIQGGASSDTVQMGSTVVVKDVEFDEQETYTLVGSAEADPTEFKISNESPVGAAIIGKKVGDRVDVHAPAGIIQYEVVEIK, from the coding sequence ATGGCAGAAAAGCGTGTAATGCTGACGGAAGAGGGCTACAAAAAGCTGCAGGAGAAGCTCGACTATTTGAAGAGCGTGCGGCGCATCGAGGTATCGGAGCGACTCAAGGCGGCGATCGCGCTCGGCGATCTCTCGGAAAACTCGGAGTACGACGACGCGAAGAACGAGCAGGCGTTCCTTGAGGGCGAGATCCTCGATCTTGAAGCGAAGATAAGAAACAGCGACATCATCCAGGGCGGCGCATCGTCCGACACCGTGCAGATGGGAAGCACCGTCGTCGTTAAGGACGTCGAGTTCGATGAGCAGGAGACGTATACGCTCGTCGGCTCGGCAGAGGCAGATCCGACGGAGTTCAAGATCTCGAACGAGTCGCCTGTGGGCGCAGCGATCATCGGTAAGAAGGTCGGTGATCGCGTCGACGTTCATGCGCCGGCCGGAATCATTCAGTATGAGGTTGTAGAAATCAAGTAA
- a CDS encoding type II toxin-antitoxin system Phd/YefM family antitoxin, giving the protein MPKIVPIHDLKDTNAISKMCAESSEPIYVTKNGYGDMVIMSMKTYDEYMLRQEIYQKLSVAEEDFHSGNVMDAEESLQKLRQKYHV; this is encoded by the coding sequence ATGCCGAAGATTGTTCCAATTCATGATCTCAAAGATACCAACGCGATTTCAAAAATGTGTGCGGAATCAAGCGAACCGATTTATGTTACAAAAAATGGCTATGGTGATATGGTCATTATGAGTATGAAAACTTATGATGAATATATGCTCAGGCAGGAGATTTACCAAAAACTTTCTGTTGCGGAAGAAGATTTTCATAGTGGAAATGTGATGGATGCAGAGGAGTCTTTGCAAAAACTGAGGCAGAAGTATCATGTATAG
- a CDS encoding MBL fold metallo-hydrolase, with product MEIAYLLNSGFAVRLSRTLLVFDDYLDPAQAVESLLAGAERVYFFVSHAHFDHFDAHILDYAPSVTRYVMAAEIRRTKRGKRFPAEKTVYLENYSHYEEEGLRVDTFDSTDTGTSFLVEVEGVRIFHAGDFNWWHWKGDTEENNKFARNGFLKQMKKLDGLTADVAFFPVDGRLEEFADIGAKEFCARTNIKALVTMHSVGYPAWHPAADFFAEGRAVPYWTPLEAGERRRWTAEGGFTR from the coding sequence TTGGAGATTGCATATTTATTAAACAGCGGCTTTGCCGTGCGGCTTTCGCGCACTTTGCTCGTCTTTGACGACTACCTCGACCCCGCGCAGGCGGTTGAGAGTCTCTTAGCGGGGGCGGAGCGCGTGTATTTCTTTGTGTCGCACGCGCATTTCGATCACTTCGACGCGCATATTCTCGACTATGCGCCCTCGGTCACGCGCTACGTCATGGCGGCGGAGATTCGGCGCACGAAGCGCGGCAAGCGGTTTCCCGCGGAAAAGACGGTCTATCTTGAAAACTACAGCCACTATGAGGAAGAGGGGCTTCGCGTCGATACGTTTGACTCGACGGACACGGGCACGTCGTTTCTCGTGGAGGTCGAGGGCGTGCGCATCTTCCATGCGGGAGACTTCAACTGGTGGCATTGGAAGGGCGATACGGAGGAGAACAACAAGTTTGCGCGAAACGGCTTCCTAAAGCAGATGAAAAAGTTGGACGGGCTGACTGCCGACGTCGCATTCTTCCCTGTCGATGGGCGGCTTGAGGAGTTCGCCGACATTGGCGCGAAGGAGTTCTGTGCGCGTACGAACATCAAGGCGCTCGTGACGATGCACAGCGTCGGCTATCCGGCGTGGCATCCGGCGGCGGACTTCTTCGCTGAAGGGCGTGCCGTGCCGTATTGGACGCCGCTCGAAGCGGGGGAGAGGCGGCGCTGGACGGCGGAAGGAGGATTCACACGATGA
- the ftsE gene encoding cell division ATP-binding protein FtsE yields the protein MIYMKDVSKVYDNGTVALDHVNVRIEKGDFVFLVGASGAGKSTFVRMLLREILPTSGSLRVNGHDMMKLRPKDVPYMRRGLGVIFQDYRLLPDKTVYENVAFAMEVIEAPRRLMQRSVNAVLDIVGLREKWKNFPSQLSGGEQQRVAIARAIVNDPALIIADEPTGNLDPETSWEIMDIFRRINDAGATIVMATHDKNIVDTMKKRVIAIEGGRIVRDEAKGGYGYEA from the coding sequence ATGATTTATATGAAGGATGTTTCCAAGGTATATGACAACGGCACGGTGGCGCTCGACCATGTGAATGTCAGAATCGAGAAGGGGGATTTCGTCTTTCTCGTGGGGGCGAGTGGTGCGGGCAAGTCGACCTTCGTGCGCATGCTGCTTCGGGAAATTCTGCCGACGAGCGGGAGTCTGCGCGTCAACGGGCACGATATGATGAAACTTCGCCCGAAGGATGTGCCGTACATGCGGCGTGGCCTCGGCGTGATCTTCCAGGACTATCGCCTTTTGCCTGACAAGACGGTCTACGAGAATGTCGCCTTTGCCATGGAGGTCATCGAAGCGCCGCGCCGTCTCATGCAGCGCAGTGTCAACGCCGTCCTCGACATCGTGGGACTGCGCGAGAAGTGGAAGAATTTCCCGTCGCAGCTTTCGGGCGGCGAACAGCAGCGCGTGGCCATTGCGCGTGCCATCGTCAACGATCCCGCACTCATCATCGCCGATGAGCCGACGGGCAACCTCGATCCCGAGACGTCGTGGGAGATCATGGACATCTTCCGCCGTATCAACGATGCAGGCGCGACGATCGTCATGGCGACGCATGACAAGAATATCGTGGATACGATGAAGAAGCGCGTCATCGCGATCGAGGGCGGGCGCATCGTGCGCGATGAGGCGAAGGGGGGGTACGGCTATGAAGCTTAG
- a CDS encoding DUF1848 domain-containing protein has protein sequence MILNTGSRTDIPAFYAEWFVRRLREGFVMARSPYDPQRITRYVLDPAVVDLIVFCTKNPAPLLAYRDALASFRQFWGVTITPYGKEVEPETPPVEAAIESLAALSRIVGRCAVHWRYDPVFITEKYTLDFHRQAFRRMAEKLSGATENCVVSFVDLYEKTQRNFPSLREVSAEERLALGKTFAAVGREFGIKVRTCLEGDDLAPFGIDTQGCMTQAVLEESVGCRFHIPRTSAARKGCACLLGNDIGVYNTCAHFCRYCYANASVAAVRKNRTRHDPASPLLIGHVEPGDIVQDARQVSYVAKNEQLGLFE, from the coding sequence ATGATTTTGAATACGGGAAGCCGCACGGACATCCCTGCCTTTTATGCCGAGTGGTTCGTGCGGCGCTTGCGCGAAGGATTCGTCATGGCGCGAAGCCCCTATGACCCGCAGCGTATCACGCGCTATGTTCTCGATCCCGCCGTCGTCGATCTCATCGTTTTCTGCACGAAAAATCCCGCACCGCTTCTCGCGTACAGGGACGCACTCGCATCCTTTCGCCAGTTCTGGGGTGTGACGATCACGCCCTACGGAAAGGAGGTCGAGCCGGAGACGCCGCCCGTCGAGGCGGCGATCGAGAGCCTTGCCGCTTTGTCGCGCATTGTCGGCAGATGCGCCGTGCATTGGCGCTATGATCCCGTATTCATCACGGAGAAGTACACGCTCGACTTTCACAGGCAGGCCTTTCGCCGCATGGCAGAGAAACTGTCGGGAGCGACAGAGAACTGCGTCGTGAGCTTCGTTGACCTCTATGAGAAGACGCAGCGCAATTTTCCCTCTTTGCGCGAGGTCAGCGCAGAAGAGCGGCTCGCGCTCGGCAAGACGTTCGCGGCAGTTGGGCGGGAGTTCGGCATCAAGGTGCGCACCTGCCTTGAAGGAGACGATCTCGCGCCCTTCGGCATCGACACGCAGGGCTGCATGACGCAGGCTGTCCTCGAAGAATCCGTTGGCTGCCGCTTCCATATTCCGCGCACCTCGGCGGCGAGAAAGGGCTGCGCGTGCCTCCTCGGCAACGACATCGGTGTTTACAATACCTGCGCTCACTTCTGCCGCTACTGCTATGCAAACGCGAGCGTCGCCGCCGTCAGAAAGAACCGCACCCGCCACGACCCCGCCTCGCCGCTCCTCATCGGTCATGTGGAGCCGGGCGACATCGTGCAGGATGCAAGGCAGGTTTCGTATGTGGCGAAGAATGAGCAGCTGGGATTATTTGAGTAG
- the ftsX gene encoding permease-like cell division protein FtsX, translating into MKLRTTEYFVREVCISIKRNNWMSFASISTVAVSLFVLGMFLIIVLNMNRMASMLESQVQINVYLDDKLKGSEIDDLEDDLKKMQGIESVQYVSREDAIVRLRERLGDQKYLLDALGDKNPLPNAFEVTVKQPTMVETAAKAIEKFGGVESVKYGQDVVEHLFDMTRLVRIFGFTLMLLLAGATLFIISNTIRLTVFARRKEIAIMKYVGATDWFIRWPFLLEGVVLGFFGGVLASIALRSIYGLITAKVYSTLAFLPLIPQYPFVNFISLVMVLSGMGIGALGSTISLKRFLKV; encoded by the coding sequence ATGAAGCTTAGGACGACGGAGTATTTCGTGCGCGAGGTCTGCATATCGATCAAGCGTAACAACTGGATGTCGTTCGCCTCCATCAGCACGGTCGCCGTATCGCTCTTCGTGCTCGGCATGTTCCTCATCATCGTGCTCAACATGAACCGCATGGCGTCGATGCTTGAATCACAGGTGCAGATCAACGTCTACTTGGACGACAAGCTCAAGGGATCGGAAATCGACGATCTCGAAGACGACTTGAAGAAGATGCAGGGCATTGAGAGCGTGCAGTATGTGAGCCGCGAGGATGCCATCGTGCGCCTGAGGGAAAGGCTCGGCGACCAGAAGTATTTGCTCGATGCGCTCGGCGACAAGAATCCGCTGCCGAATGCCTTCGAGGTCACGGTCAAGCAGCCGACGATGGTGGAGACGGCAGCGAAGGCAATCGAGAAGTTCGGCGGCGTCGAATCGGTGAAGTATGGGCAGGACGTCGTCGAGCACCTCTTCGACATGACGCGCCTCGTGCGTATCTTCGGCTTCACGCTCATGCTGCTCCTAGCGGGCGCGACGCTCTTCATCATCTCGAACACGATCCGCCTGACAGTCTTTGCGCGCCGCAAAGAAATCGCCATCATGAAATACGTCGGCGCGACGGATTGGTTCATCCGCTGGCCGTTCCTCTTGGAGGGCGTCGTGCTTGGCTTCTTCGGCGGCGTTCTCGCTTCCATCGCGCTTCGAAGCATTTACGGGCTGATCACGGCGAAGGTTTACAGCACGCTGGCGTTTCTGCCGCTCATACCGCAGTACCCGTTTGTCAACTTCATCAGCCTCGTGATGGTCTTGAGCGGCATGGGAATCGGCGCGTTGGGCAGCACGATTTCCTTGAAGCGATTCCTCAAGGTATAG
- a CDS encoding S41 family peptidase codes for MKKKTVFLLVVATAVVTLNATIFGFYALMGFNNQKTKDILRFFGALRFIETQYVRDVDYTKLIDGAISGMVKTLDDPHSIYLDPKMYELMRSHTEGSFGGVGIVMGFKDNKITVISVMEGTPSEAAGIKTGDEIIAVDGVPTSEIEPEEVVLHIRGEIGSEVTLRVRRAGEEDKDYVVRRATIQVHTVAGQMLPDTDGIGYIRIASFSEHTADEFKDAYHALENEGVKGMIIDLRENPGGLVTSCVAIANMVVPKGPVVSVVQKDGRREEYESELSEEKYPLVVLIDGNSASASEILAGALQDTGAATIVGQTSYGKGSVQVILPLYDDDALKLTIAKYYTPSGRSIDGTGIEPDVRVEPQADGAQDVQLLKAIDVMKDKLAGIGANVI; via the coding sequence TTGAAAAAGAAAACGGTTTTCCTGCTCGTCGTCGCGACGGCTGTCGTGACGCTCAACGCGACGATCTTCGGATTCTACGCCTTGATGGGGTTCAATAATCAGAAGACGAAGGATATCCTGCGCTTCTTCGGCGCTCTGCGCTTCATCGAGACGCAGTATGTGCGTGACGTCGACTATACGAAGCTCATCGACGGCGCCATCTCGGGCATGGTCAAGACGCTTGACGATCCCCATTCCATCTATCTCGATCCCAAGATGTACGAACTCATGCGCTCGCATACGGAGGGAAGCTTCGGCGGCGTCGGCATCGTCATGGGCTTCAAGGACAACAAGATCACGGTCATTTCCGTCATGGAGGGGACGCCGAGCGAGGCGGCGGGCATCAAGACGGGCGATGAGATCATCGCCGTCGACGGTGTGCCGACGAGCGAGATTGAGCCGGAAGAGGTCGTGCTGCACATTCGCGGCGAGATCGGCAGTGAAGTGACGCTCAGGGTTCGCCGCGCAGGCGAAGAGGACAAGGACTACGTCGTGCGTCGTGCGACGATCCAGGTGCATACGGTCGCAGGGCAAATGCTGCCCGACACGGACGGCATCGGCTACATCCGCATCGCTTCGTTCTCCGAGCATACGGCAGATGAGTTCAAAGATGCCTATCATGCGCTGGAAAATGAAGGCGTCAAGGGCATGATCATCGACTTGCGCGAGAACCCCGGCGGACTTGTGACGAGCTGTGTGGCGATCGCCAATATGGTTGTACCGAAGGGACCGGTCGTCTCCGTCGTGCAGAAGGACGGAAGACGCGAAGAATATGAATCGGAGCTCTCGGAAGAGAAATATCCGCTCGTCGTGCTCATCGATGGCAACAGCGCCTCGGCGAGCGAAATCCTCGCGGGCGCACTGCAGGATACGGGCGCGGCGACGATCGTCGGCCAGACGTCGTATGGCAAAGGCTCCGTGCAGGTCATCTTACCGCTCTACGATGATGATGCACTGAAGCTCACGATTGCCAAGTATTACACTCCGTCGGGCAGAAGCATCGACGGCACGGGCATTGAGCCAGACGTTCGCGTCGAGCCGCAGGCGGACGGTGCACAGGACGTGCAGCTCTTGAAGGCAATCGACGTCATGAAGGACAAGCTTGCCGGCATTGGTGCAAATGTAATATAA
- a CDS encoding type II toxin-antitoxin system RelB/DinJ family antitoxin — protein MAQICLSIDDDVKREAEQVCEDMGMSMSTAVNIYLKRLSRERRIPFEVMAEPFWSSENAAILDRRIADIRAGRNVSEHELIEV, from the coding sequence ATGGCACAGATTTGTCTGAGCATTGATGATGATGTGAAGCGGGAGGCAGAACAGGTGTGTGAAGACATGGGGATGTCCATGTCTACTGCAGTCAACATCTACCTGAAAAGGCTCAGCAGAGAAAGGCGCATCCCTTTCGAAGTCATGGCAGAGCCGTTTTGGTCTTCAGAAAATGCGGCGATTCTGGATCGGAGGATTGCAGACATAAGAGCGGGAAGAAATGTGTCTGAGCATGAACTCATTGAGGTGTAG
- a CDS encoding type II toxin-antitoxin system RelE/ParE family toxin: MYRLFLSRAAEEDFEQIVSYMTKELANPIAAEHFLDAVNDCYTNLKNMPKMYEESRDPYLRSSGYRKAVIGKYILLYKIDESKQCVKIYRIFYGARNYKELL; the protein is encoded by the coding sequence ATGTATAGGCTTTTTTTGTCGCGGGCGGCAGAAGAAGATTTTGAGCAAATTGTTTCGTATATGACGAAGGAACTTGCGAATCCTATAGCGGCAGAACATTTTTTGGATGCTGTGAACGATTGTTACACGAATCTTAAAAATATGCCGAAGATGTATGAAGAATCGCGCGATCCATACCTGCGATCTTCAGGCTATCGCAAGGCAGTGATTGGGAAATATATATTGCTTTATAAGATTGATGAATCAAAACAATGTGTGAAAATATATCGTATCTTTTACGGAGCAAGAAATTATAAGGAACTGTTGTAA